The Bradyrhizobium diazoefficiens genome contains the following window.
CACCGACTGCTCCGGTTCGGTCGCAGCCAGCGCCGTGATCGTCCCGATCAGCACCATCGCCGCCATCACCACATAGCCCCACATCCAGGCCGACGGGCGGGTAATGCCCGTGCTCTCGAAGCCGGACACGATGAACAGCGCGCCGGCCGTCGACACCAGCATGCCGATGCGATAGGCCGCGACATAAGCCGCCATGCCCGCGGCCTGCTCGCTCTCGGGCAGGCTCTCGACGCGAAAGGCGTCGACCACGATGTCCTGCGTCGACGACGTCGTCGCCACCAGCAGCGCGCCGAGTGCGACGTAGAACGGCGAGCGCCCGGGGTCGGTGAGCGCCAGCAGCACGATCGCAATGATCAGCAGCAATTGCGAGAACAGCAGCCAGCCGCGCCGCCGTCCGAACGCGCGCGTGAACAACGGGACGTGCAGCGCATCCACCAACGGCGCCCACAGGAATTTCAGCGTATAGGGCGTGCCGACCAGCGCAAACAATCCGATGGTCTTGAGATCGACGCCAGCTTCGCGCATCCACACCAGCAGCGTCGAGCCCGAGAGCGCCAGCGGCAGCCCAGACGAGAAGCCGAGGAACAGCACGATCAGCACCCGCGGTTGCAGATAAACAGCCAGGCTGTCGCGCCAGGAGGTCGCAGGGGTATCGGTGCCGGCGGGGGATGTCGCGTCGGGTGATGTCATGGGGAGGTGTTAGCAGATTCTGGCCGTGATGCCTCTGCTACACTCGTCATGCCCGGGCTTGTCCCGGGCATCTACGTTCTTGGCCGTGGCAAGGAAGATTCGTGGATGGCCGGGACAAGCCCGGCCATGACGGCGTGGAATCACTCCCCCGCCTGGAGCTTCCTCGGAAACAGCTCGGGCGCACCCGTAGTCACCAG
Protein-coding sequences here:
- a CDS encoding AmpG family muropeptide MFS transporter, which produces MTSPDATSPAGTDTPATSWRDSLAVYLQPRVLIVLFLGFSSGLPLALSGSTLLVWMREAGVDLKTIGLFALVGTPYTLKFLWAPLVDALHVPLFTRAFGRRRGWLLFSQLLLIIAIVLLALTDPGRSPFYVALGALLVATTSSTQDIVVDAFRVESLPESEQAAGMAAYVAAYRIGMLVSTAGALFIVSGFESTGITRPSAWMWGYVVMAAMVLIGTITALAATEPEQSVRAEAATHEETAFTRVLRAAIGAFSEFLSRKDAIAALAFVVLFKFTDAFSGTMTAPFVIDLGFTRNDYAAIVKGVGLAATLIGGFAGGFVARRYPLAAALWIGGMVQALANLSFSWLAIAGASQWALAFAITCENFTSAIGTVIFVAYLSALCQNPLHTATQYALLTALAAVGRTYLSSGAGFVADTTGWPLFFVICALVAIPSLVLLTWLQKRGHFEALGPVRV